A region of Haloplanus sp. XH21 DNA encodes the following proteins:
- a CDS encoding triphosphoribosyl-dephospho-CoA synthase, translating into MTHPRPDMTPTDHAELALLLEVASTPKPGNVDRTRDHDDLRFEHFLAGAVGSRPGLAAAESDVAIGDAFDRAVDGMSHQEGGNTQFGCLLLLVPLVRTAARGDLSPEGVTSVVESTTVDDAAGFYRAFEHVDVAVDDPPAEADALDVRRGADAIPALREQGVTLADVMHLSADRDGNAREWTTGFERTFAAAERIAADEGPITDRLARIFLDLLAERPDTLVAVDHGMERAREVSRQAEAVRGDLAAAEDLAEKFHEAGINPGTTADLTAAAAFIALERGVRV; encoded by the coding sequence ATGACACACCCCCGTCCCGACATGACGCCGACCGATCACGCCGAACTCGCTCTGTTGCTAGAAGTCGCGAGTACGCCGAAACCCGGGAATGTGGATCGCACGCGCGACCACGACGACCTCCGGTTCGAGCATTTCCTCGCGGGCGCCGTGGGCTCCCGGCCCGGCCTCGCTGCCGCCGAGAGCGACGTGGCGATCGGCGACGCCTTCGATCGCGCGGTCGACGGCATGAGTCACCAGGAGGGCGGCAACACCCAGTTCGGCTGTCTGCTCCTGCTCGTGCCGCTGGTGCGAACAGCCGCGCGCGGCGATCTCTCCCCCGAAGGCGTCACCAGCGTCGTCGAGTCGACGACCGTCGACGACGCCGCGGGGTTCTACCGCGCGTTCGAACACGTCGATGTCGCGGTGGACGACCCGCCCGCGGAGGCCGACGCGCTCGATGTCCGGCGGGGGGCAGACGCCATCCCAGCGCTCCGCGAGCAGGGGGTGACCCTCGCCGACGTGATGCATCTGAGCGCCGACCGCGACGGCAACGCCCGCGAATGGACGACCGGCTTCGAGCGGACGTTCGCCGCTGCGGAGCGCATCGCCGCCGACGAGGGGCCGATCACCGACCGCCTGGCGCGCATCTTCCTCGACCTGCTGGCCGAACGGCCGGACACGCTCGTCGCGGTCGACCACGGAATGGAGCGCGCCCGAGAGGTGAGCCGACAGGCTGAGGCGGTCCGGGGTGACCTCGCCGCCGCCGAGGACCTGGCCGAGAAGTTCCACGAGGCTGGCATCAATCCCGGGACGACTGCCGACCTCACTGCCGCGGCGGCGTTCATTGCGCTCGAACGGGGGGTGCGGGTGTGA
- a CDS encoding DUF447 domain-containing protein, translated as MNDDDAGWPVDLRGVTESVVATLGPNERWNQAALGLHAPDDPADPVTAVTWGRTRTRGNFERRGRGVVQFVTDPREFVDAALDVTETDDPVRDGAAAWVEVRAERVADGEESGTGWVRWALTPESATVRERTVPTINRGFYAVIDATVAASRLDVPAYDTDALLDRLEYFAETVARCGGPPEREAFARIDELTGWRERRNDSR; from the coding sequence GTGAACGACGATGACGCCGGCTGGCCGGTCGACCTCCGCGGCGTCACCGAGTCCGTAGTGGCGACGCTCGGTCCCAACGAGCGCTGGAACCAGGCGGCACTCGGGCTTCACGCGCCGGATGACCCCGCGGATCCCGTGACGGCGGTGACGTGGGGGCGCACCCGGACGCGAGGAAACTTCGAGCGGCGTGGTCGGGGCGTCGTCCAGTTCGTGACCGACCCGCGGGAGTTCGTCGACGCCGCGCTCGACGTGACCGAAACTGACGACCCCGTCCGCGACGGCGCGGCCGCGTGGGTCGAGGTGCGCGCCGAGCGCGTGGCCGACGGCGAGGAGTCAGGGACGGGGTGGGTGCGCTGGGCGCTCACGCCGGAATCGGCGACGGTCCGCGAGCGGACGGTACCGACCATCAACCGCGGCTTCTACGCCGTCATCGACGCGACCGTCGCGGCCTCTCGGCTCGACGTCCCCGCCTACGACACCGACGCCCTGCTGGATCGCCTCGAATACTTCGCGGAGACCGTGGCGCGATGTGGTGGACCCCCGGAACGGGAGGCCTTCGCCCGCATCGACGAGTTGACCGGTTGGCGGGAGCGACGGAACGACTCGCGGTAG
- a CDS encoding NAD(P)/FAD-dependent oxidoreductase, producing MPRHATEYDHDVLVVGGGPAGCSAGVFTSRYGLDTVLFDRGRSSIKRCAFLENFPGFPGGVDIETLYGLLHDHAEAAGCSIVDDHVESVERAVDGDGFVVTPADGSQRTARRVVAATRYGGEYLRPLDGDAMFHVRGHGGEERFDKSYADSDGTTPVDGLFIASPYGETGYQATMAAGRGARVGITLVEHVRRERGYPDPLANYYDWRRREASLDDGDLESWREWFHDRLPDDHGLDDDRLADLCERDLSRRRETYLSEDEVDRRTERAHDRLLDHVDDDRILAAARDIEADRRSSE from the coding sequence ATGCCCAGACACGCGACCGAGTACGACCACGACGTTCTCGTCGTCGGCGGCGGCCCCGCGGGTTGTTCGGCGGGCGTCTTCACGTCCCGGTACGGTCTCGACACGGTACTCTTCGACCGCGGCCGCTCCTCGATCAAGCGGTGTGCCTTCCTCGAGAACTTCCCCGGATTCCCCGGCGGCGTCGACATCGAAACGCTGTACGGGTTGCTACACGACCACGCCGAGGCCGCGGGCTGTTCCATCGTCGACGACCACGTGGAGTCGGTCGAGCGGGCCGTCGACGGCGACGGATTCGTCGTCACCCCGGCGGACGGTTCCCAGCGCACCGCCCGACGGGTGGTCGCGGCGACGCGCTACGGCGGCGAGTATCTCCGCCCGCTCGACGGCGACGCGATGTTCCACGTTCGCGGACACGGCGGCGAGGAACGGTTCGACAAGAGCTACGCCGACAGCGATGGCACGACGCCGGTCGACGGGCTCTTCATCGCGTCGCCGTACGGCGAGACGGGCTATCAGGCGACCATGGCCGCCGGTCGCGGCGCCCGGGTCGGCATCACGCTCGTCGAACACGTCCGCCGGGAGCGGGGGTATCCCGATCCGCTGGCGAACTACTACGACTGGCGGCGCCGCGAGGCGTCGCTCGACGACGGCGACCTCGAGAGCTGGCGCGAGTGGTTCCACGACCGCCTGCCCGACGACCACGGCCTCGACGACGACCGCCTCGCCGACCTGTGCGAACGGGACTTGTCGCGCCGGCGCGAGACGTACCTCTCCGAAGACGAGGTCGACCGCCGGACCGAACGCGCCCACGACCGACTGCTCGACCACGTCGACGACGACCGTATCCTCGCGGCGGCGCGCGACATCGAAGCCGACCGACGGTCGTCGGAGTGA
- a CDS encoding ABC transporter substrate-binding protein → MASDDETRTGPTRRAFVTYGGAVAGAGFLAGCTSSGSGGDAATPTESSSGSYSVSMEPVGTVAFDSVPERWAAYDGGYADMAVALGHGDGLTGVGGADRYYTYVYDELPGMGVDRSRIEANPEVRSKEQFYALDSDIHLYDPQMLVNWFDWDQADVDEVASNVAPFVGNLIFRRSDEWHDYPYYTLYEAFEKVAAVFQEQERYRAFERLHDEFIADVQSRLPPAEDRPEVFLTYEGTTEPETFSPYRLDDGGTSKKQWRDLGVTDALAETDIENLSTTNRGELDYENLLEIDPEVILIRGHERKSPTEFRDTVLAYMRDHPAGSELTAVQNGRVYRGGYLYQGPIHNLFLTERAAQQLYPDEFGGVTDDVQLFDRQRVADIAAGDV, encoded by the coding sequence ATGGCAAGCGACGACGAGACGCGGACGGGACCGACACGTAGAGCGTTCGTGACGTACGGTGGCGCCGTCGCCGGGGCCGGATTCCTCGCCGGCTGTACCAGTTCGGGGAGTGGCGGCGACGCGGCGACGCCGACGGAGTCATCGAGCGGGTCCTACTCGGTATCGATGGAGCCCGTCGGAACGGTCGCTTTCGATTCGGTGCCGGAGCGGTGGGCGGCCTACGACGGTGGCTACGCCGACATGGCCGTCGCACTCGGTCACGGCGACGGTCTGACCGGCGTCGGCGGTGCAGACCGCTACTACACGTACGTCTACGACGAACTTCCGGGCATGGGCGTCGACCGCAGTCGCATCGAGGCCAACCCCGAGGTTCGGTCCAAGGAGCAGTTCTACGCGCTCGACAGCGACATCCACCTGTACGACCCGCAGATGCTCGTCAACTGGTTCGACTGGGATCAGGCCGACGTCGACGAGGTGGCGAGCAACGTCGCGCCGTTCGTGGGCAACCTCATCTTCCGGCGCTCCGACGAGTGGCACGACTACCCGTACTACACGCTGTACGAGGCGTTCGAGAAGGTCGCTGCGGTGTTTCAGGAACAGGAGCGCTACCGGGCGTTCGAGCGACTCCACGACGAGTTCATCGCGGACGTGCAGTCGCGACTTCCTCCCGCCGAGGACCGCCCCGAAGTCTTCCTCACGTACGAGGGGACGACCGAACCGGAGACGTTCTCGCCGTACCGACTCGACGACGGGGGAACGAGCAAGAAGCAGTGGCGCGACCTGGGCGTCACTGACGCCCTCGCGGAGACCGACATCGAGAATCTCAGCACGACCAACCGCGGCGAACTCGACTATGAGAACCTCCTCGAAATCGACCCCGAGGTGATTCTGATCCGTGGACACGAGCGCAAATCGCCGACCGAGTTCCGCGACACCGTCCTCGCGTACATGCGGGACCACCCGGCCGGCAGTGAACTCACGGCCGTTCAGAACGGCCGCGTCTACCGCGGCGGCTATCTCTACCAGGGCCCCATCCACAACCTGTTCCTGACCGAACGCGCCGCCCAACAGCTCTATCCCGACGAGTTCGGCGGCGTGACCGACGACGTCCAGCTGTTCGACCGCCAGCGTGTCGCGGACATCGCCGCTGGCGACGTCTGA
- a CDS encoding 30S ribosomal protein S17e, whose product MAIKPKYVKQLGTILLDRYPEAFNTEFETNKESVSKLTNVESKGVRNRIAGYITRKKASAAAQAS is encoded by the coding sequence ATGGCCATCAAACCCAAATACGTCAAACAGCTCGGGACCATCCTCCTTGATCGGTACCCCGAGGCGTTCAACACCGAGTTCGAGACCAACAAGGAGAGCGTCTCCAAACTGACGAACGTCGAGTCGAAGGGCGTCCGCAACCGCATCGCGGGCTACATCACGCGCAAGAAGGCGAGCGCCGCGGCCCAGGCCTCCTGA
- a CDS encoding ATP-binding protein — protein sequence MSEQRREAPLGRPVGDDFVDLFDEQSRRVGLSGWLEAQADTVQFVWRRRIGSTVIASLGLVIVSIPLYHLLRHSMSLDALFGDALPMLFGSILLYAGSWTHWRSDPDTAMPLVSAFWVSAGFLAAGTVSLYFLTLHTVHGHVVEAAWFLVYDVAATGSIGGLLISRYDLRARRRNERLSRRERQFRAVFEGTLDALVITDGDGEYVAANPAAADLFGLPREELIGKHVADFATRDADIGTTWEAFLADGKQRGEFRLHRPDGEVRTVAFAATANVLPGHHLSALRDVTERTERERELAEERARIEFLNQLLRHNILNGMNLVLAKLDAVDAALPPEADDDLTVARHRGEEIVDLVQTARRLATDAPAATERRVDLIAPVSEAVEAVRRTDPEATIRFSPPAEAVFVRADDMIGTIFDHLLTNTVEHNDTASLTVTVDVTVDAETVTVTVADDGVGISAERREELFGDSGFVHTRSWGGFGLSIVDALVDEYDGRVWVEANEPTGVVFVVELPRAAE from the coding sequence GTGAGTGAACAACGCAGGGAGGCCCCGCTCGGCCGCCCCGTTGGTGATGACTTCGTCGACCTGTTCGACGAGCAATCCCGCCGGGTCGGACTCTCGGGATGGCTCGAAGCACAGGCCGACACCGTCCAGTTCGTGTGGCGCCGGCGAATCGGGAGTACCGTCATCGCCAGTCTCGGACTCGTCATCGTGAGCATCCCGCTGTATCACCTGCTCCGCCATTCGATGTCGCTGGACGCGCTGTTCGGTGACGCCCTTCCGATGCTGTTCGGGAGCATCCTGCTCTACGCCGGTAGCTGGACACACTGGCGAAGCGATCCCGACACTGCGATGCCACTGGTGTCGGCGTTCTGGGTGTCGGCCGGATTTCTCGCTGCCGGCACCGTTTCACTGTACTTTCTCACGCTGCACACCGTCCACGGACACGTCGTCGAAGCCGCCTGGTTTCTCGTGTACGACGTGGCCGCCACGGGGTCGATCGGTGGGCTACTCATCAGCCGCTATGACCTGCGCGCCCGCCGTCGGAACGAACGCCTGAGCCGTCGAGAACGGCAGTTTCGCGCGGTGTTCGAAGGCACGCTCGACGCCCTCGTCATCACGGACGGCGACGGGGAGTACGTGGCCGCGAACCCGGCAGCAGCCGATCTGTTCGGCCTCCCGCGCGAGGAACTCATCGGCAAACACGTCGCCGACTTCGCCACCCGCGATGCGGACATCGGCACCACCTGGGAGGCCTTCCTCGCCGACGGCAAACAGCGTGGCGAGTTCCGCCTCCACCGTCCCGACGGCGAGGTGCGCACCGTCGCCTTCGCCGCCACCGCGAACGTCCTCCCCGGACACCACCTGTCCGCGCTGCGCGACGTAACCGAACGGACCGAGCGCGAGCGGGAACTCGCCGAGGAGCGCGCCCGCATCGAATTCCTCAACCAGCTCCTCCGGCACAACATCCTCAACGGGATGAATCTCGTGTTGGCGAAACTCGACGCCGTCGACGCCGCGCTCCCGCCCGAGGCGGACGACGACCTGACCGTCGCCCGTCATCGAGGCGAGGAGATCGTCGACCTCGTTCAGACCGCCCGACGTCTCGCGACCGACGCACCCGCCGCCACCGAGCGACGCGTCGACCTGATCGCCCCCGTCTCGGAGGCCGTCGAAGCGGTGCGCCGGACCGACCCCGAGGCGACGATCAGGTTCTCGCCGCCTGCAGAGGCGGTGTTCGTGCGCGCGGACGACATGATAGGGACCATCTTCGATCACCTGCTGACGAACACAGTCGAACACAACGACACCGCGTCGCTCACGGTCACCGTCGACGTGACAGTCGACGCCGAAACGGTCACCGTCACCGTCGCCGACGACGGCGTCGGCATCTCGGCCGAGCGACGCGAGGAACTGTTCGGCGACAGCGGGTTCGTCCACACCCGCAGTTGGGGCGGGTTCGGTCTCTCTATCGTGGACGCCCTCGTCGACGAGTACGACGGGCGCGTGTGGGTCGAAGCCAACGAGCCGACGGGCGTCGTCTTCGTCGTCGAACTCCCGCGCGCAGCGGAGTGA
- a CDS encoding acyl-CoA carboxylase subunit beta, giving the protein MEDRIEELREKRERALLGGGEDRIEAQHSKGKMTARERIDYFLDDGTFTEFDQFRTHRTHKFGMEEKQLPGDGVVTGYGQVNGRKTFVFAHDFTVFGGSLGEVMSEKICKVMDKAMDVGAPIVGLNDSAGARIQEGVRSLAGFTDIFHRNEQASGVVPQISGIMGPCAGGAVYSPAITDFVFMVNDTSHMFITGPDVIETVTGEEVTFEELGGAVTHSSKTGVAHRAFEDEETALDNIRRLLSYLPQNNVEDPPRVDPWDDPDRPADALTSVVPDQPQKPYDMTDVIGDVVDEGSFFEIHDNWAKNVVVGFGRLDGHSVGVVANQPRSNAGTLTVDASMKASRFVRFCDAFNVPILTFVDVPGYMPGTDQEHRGIIRHGAKLLYAYSEATVPLLTVITRKAYGGAYCVMASKHLGADVNYAWPTAELAVMGPEGAVNVLYSDELEAADDPEARRAALVEEYREEFANPYTAADRGFIDDVIEPQDTRTRLIDDLHMLKTKRTSNPEKKHGNIPI; this is encoded by the coding sequence ATGGAGGACCGCATCGAGGAGCTTCGCGAAAAGCGGGAGCGAGCGCTCCTCGGCGGCGGCGAAGACCGGATCGAGGCCCAGCACTCGAAGGGGAAGATGACGGCCCGCGAGCGGATCGACTACTTCCTCGATGACGGGACGTTCACCGAGTTCGACCAGTTCCGCACCCACCGAACCCACAAGTTCGGCATGGAGGAGAAGCAACTCCCCGGCGACGGCGTCGTGACGGGCTACGGCCAGGTGAACGGCCGCAAGACGTTCGTCTTCGCCCACGACTTCACCGTCTTCGGCGGGTCGCTCGGCGAGGTGATGTCCGAGAAAATCTGCAAGGTGATGGATAAGGCGATGGATGTCGGCGCGCCCATCGTCGGCCTCAACGACTCGGCAGGGGCGCGCATCCAGGAGGGCGTCCGCAGCCTCGCCGGATTCACCGACATCTTCCACCGCAACGAACAGGCGAGCGGCGTCGTCCCCCAGATCTCGGGCATCATGGGACCGTGTGCGGGCGGCGCGGTCTACTCCCCCGCCATCACCGACTTCGTGTTCATGGTGAACGACACCAGCCACATGTTCATCACCGGCCCGGATGTCATCGAGACGGTGACGGGCGAGGAGGTGACCTTCGAGGAACTCGGCGGTGCCGTCACCCACTCCTCGAAGACGGGCGTCGCCCACCGCGCCTTCGAGGACGAGGAGACGGCGCTCGACAACATCCGCCGCCTGCTCTCCTATCTCCCGCAGAACAACGTCGAGGATCCGCCGCGCGTCGACCCCTGGGACGACCCCGACCGCCCGGCCGACGCGCTCACGAGCGTCGTCCCCGACCAGCCACAGAAACCCTACGACATGACCGACGTCATCGGCGACGTGGTCGACGAGGGGTCGTTCTTCGAGATTCACGACAACTGGGCGAAAAACGTCGTCGTCGGCTTCGGTCGCCTCGACGGCCACTCCGTCGGCGTCGTCGCCAACCAGCCCCGGTCGAACGCCGGCACGCTGACCGTCGACGCGAGCATGAAGGCCTCGCGGTTCGTCCGTTTCTGTGACGCCTTCAACGTCCCCATCCTCACCTTCGTCGACGTGCCCGGTTACATGCCGGGAACCGACCAGGAGCACCGCGGGATCATCCGCCACGGCGCGAAACTCCTCTATGCCTACTCCGAGGCGACGGTGCCGCTGCTGACGGTCATCACGCGCAAAGCCTACGGCGGCGCCTACTGCGTCATGGCGTCGAAACATCTCGGCGCCGACGTGAACTACGCGTGGCCGACCGCCGAACTCGCCGTCATGGGGCCGGAGGGTGCGGTGAACGTTCTCTACAGCGACGAACTCGAGGCGGCCGACGACCCCGAGGCGCGGCGGGCGGCTCTCGTCGAGGAGTACCGCGAGGAGTTCGCCAACCCCTACACGGCCGCGGACCGTGGGTTCATCGACGACGTGATCGAACCCCAGGACACGCGCACCCGGCTGATCGACGACCTGCACATGCTCAAGACCAAGCGAACGTCGAACCCCGAGAAGAAACACGGCAACATCCCCATCTGA
- a CDS encoding sodium-dependent transporter — translation MGRETWATRTGFILAAAGSAVGLGNIWRFPWMTAENGGSAFLAVYLLVVLAVGVPGLLAEFVIGRRARRDPVGALRSLSGSRWWGVVGGLTVVTAISLLSFYSVVGGWILRYLLVSVTGPFTGGAAYLGAPGAYFETVSYGVAAAAFHLGFLALTGAVVLGGVRRGIELGTKVMMPAILALLVGMAAWVATRPGAAAGYAFFLGFELDILRANALSVLGPAAGQALFTLSLGAGAMITYASYIGEDRSLPFDGSVIALLNTGVGVLAGLVVFPLLFSQNIDPGTGGPGALFVGVAAAFGAMPGGELLAILFFAVVALAALSSAISMLEIPVAVLAGEFGWQRRPAVGVLLGGIAATGSVTALRPSLFAFVAGPLVDSLLTLGLIAFLLFVAWVLGRDAISEYATGAGPLAARLAVPWLVAVGVVIPVVLVVTLLSTFGVTASVGGPVTVAVAAAVVGLAAVGLRWGRGAV, via the coding sequence ATGGGCCGGGAGACGTGGGCCACGCGAACGGGCTTCATCCTCGCCGCTGCCGGCAGCGCCGTCGGTCTGGGGAACATCTGGCGATTCCCCTGGATGACCGCCGAAAACGGCGGGAGCGCCTTCCTGGCGGTCTACCTGCTGGTCGTCCTCGCCGTCGGCGTGCCCGGCCTGCTCGCGGAGTTCGTCATCGGGCGGCGCGCCCGCCGCGACCCCGTCGGCGCCCTCCGCTCGCTCTCCGGGTCCCGCTGGTGGGGCGTCGTCGGCGGTCTCACGGTCGTCACCGCCATCTCCTTGCTCTCCTTTTACAGCGTCGTCGGTGGGTGGATCCTGCGGTACCTGCTCGTCTCGGTCACGGGGCCGTTCACCGGCGGCGCAGCCTATCTCGGTGCGCCGGGAGCCTACTTCGAGACCGTCTCCTACGGCGTCGCCGCGGCCGCCTTCCACCTCGGCTTTCTCGCCCTGACCGGAGCGGTCGTTCTGGGCGGCGTCCGCCGCGGCATCGAACTCGGGACGAAGGTGATGATGCCCGCCATCCTCGCGCTCCTCGTCGGGATGGCCGCCTGGGTCGCCACGCGCCCCGGCGCCGCCGCGGGCTACGCCTTCTTCCTCGGATTCGAACTCGACATCCTCCGGGCAAACGCCCTCTCGGTCCTCGGTCCCGCCGCCGGCCAAGCACTCTTCACCCTCTCGCTCGGCGCGGGTGCGATGATCACCTACGCCTCCTACATCGGCGAGGACCGCTCGCTGCCGTTCGACGGGTCTGTCATCGCCCTGTTGAACACGGGCGTCGGCGTCCTGGCCGGCCTCGTGGTGTTCCCGCTCCTGTTCTCCCAGAACATCGATCCGGGCACCGGCGGCCCGGGCGCGCTCTTCGTCGGCGTCGCCGCCGCGTTCGGCGCGATGCCCGGCGGCGAACTCCTCGCGATCCTGTTTTTCGCCGTCGTCGCCCTCGCCGCGCTCTCCTCGGCGATCAGCATGCTGGAGATACCCGTCGCCGTCCTCGCCGGCGAATTCGGGTGGCAGCGACGACCGGCGGTCGGGGTCCTGCTCGGGGGTATCGCGGCTACCGGCAGCGTCACCGCGCTCCGACCGTCGCTGTTCGCGTTCGTCGCCGGACCGCTCGTCGATTCGCTGCTCACCCTCGGCCTCATCGCCTTCCTCCTGTTCGTCGCGTGGGTCCTCGGCCGCGACGCCATCAGTGAGTACGCCACCGGCGCCGGACCGCTGGCGGCCCGCCTTGCCGTCCCCTGGCTCGTCGCCGTCGGCGTGGTGATTCCGGTCGTGCTGGTGGTGACGCTGCTCTCGACGTTCGGCGTGACCGCCTCGGTCGGTGGGCCGGTGACCGTCGCCGTCGCCGCAGCGGTCGTCGGTCTCGCCGCCGTCGGTCTGCGGTGGGGCCGTGGCGCGGTCTGA
- a CDS encoding sodium-dependent transporter produces MSQRETWATRVGFILAAVGSAVGLGNVWQFPFQTGANGGAAFIVVYLLAVFLIGFPAMLAEFVIGRRAERNPIDAFARLGHRNWRVVGILGTLSAFWILAFYSVVGGWVIRYIIGSVRGAYFSGSEAYFGAVSAGPEAVAFHALFMAITVGIVAFGIAGGIERSTKLMVPSIVLLLGGLAIWATTLDGGGAGYAYYLSPDVDTLVSNIGSILPAAVGQAFFTLSLGMGAMITYASYLGRDDSLPIDGATIVVLNTFVGLLAGLVVFPILFSLGIEPGSGGLGAAFITLAGAFAQLPAGRLLGAVFFIVLLLAALSSAISLLEVVTSYLADNTSYSRPALATALGGAIFALGIPSAFGLSILAWYNAIAYNLLLPLSVLTLLVFVGWVDTGDAVAELRRGTGLSESGAVAWLWFVRTIVPLGVLVTLLLGLQTLAVDAGLLAEAIV; encoded by the coding sequence ATGTCACAAAGAGAGACGTGGGCAACGAGGGTGGGGTTCATCCTCGCGGCCGTCGGCAGCGCGGTCGGACTGGGTAACGTCTGGCAGTTCCCCTTCCAGACGGGAGCAAACGGAGGGGCGGCGTTCATCGTCGTCTACCTCCTCGCCGTCTTCCTCATCGGCTTTCCCGCCATGCTCGCGGAGTTCGTCATCGGACGGCGGGCCGAGCGGAATCCGATCGACGCCTTCGCCCGCCTCGGGCACCGCAACTGGCGCGTCGTCGGCATCCTCGGCACGCTCTCGGCGTTCTGGATCCTCGCGTTCTACAGCGTCGTCGGCGGATGGGTCATCCGGTACATCATCGGCAGCGTTCGCGGGGCCTACTTCTCCGGCTCCGAAGCCTACTTCGGTGCCGTCTCCGCCGGCCCCGAAGCCGTCGCCTTCCACGCGCTGTTCATGGCGATAACCGTCGGCATCGTCGCCTTCGGCATCGCCGGTGGCATCGAGCGGTCGACGAAACTGATGGTGCCGAGCATCGTCCTCCTGCTCGGTGGCCTCGCCATCTGGGCGACCACGCTCGACGGCGGCGGCGCCGGCTACGCCTACTACCTCTCGCCCGATGTCGACACCCTCGTGTCGAACATCGGCTCGATCCTCCCGGCTGCGGTTGGACAGGCCTTCTTCACCCTCTCGCTCGGCATGGGGGCGATGATCACCTACGCCTCCTATCTCGGCCGCGACGACTCCCTACCGATCGACGGCGCGACCATCGTCGTCCTCAACACGTTCGTCGGCCTGCTGGCCGGCCTCGTCGTCTTTCCCATCCTGTTCTCGCTGGGAATCGAACCCGGGAGCGGGGGCCTCGGCGCCGCGTTCATCACCCTCGCCGGCGCGTTCGCGCAGTTGCCCGCGGGGCGTCTCCTCGGCGCCGTCTTCTTCATCGTCCTGCTGCTCGCCGCGCTCTCCTCGGCGATCAGCCTCCTCGAAGTGGTGACGTCGTATCTCGCCGACAACACCTCCTACTCGCGGCCGGCGCTCGCCACCGCCCTCGGGGGCGCCATCTTCGCGCTCGGCATCCCGAGCGCGTTCGGCCTCTCGATTCTGGCGTGGTACAACGCCATCGCCTACAACCTGCTCCTGCCGCTGTCGGTCCTGACGCTGCTCGTCTTCGTCGGCTGGGTCGACACCGGCGACGCCGTCGCCGAACTCCGGCGCGGCACCGGCCTGAGCGAGTCGGGCGCCGTCGCCTGGCTCTGGTTCGTGCGAACGATCGTTCCCCTCGGAGTGCTGGTGACGCTCCTGTTGGGTCTGCAGACCCTCGCTGTCGACGCCGGACTCCTCGCTGAGGCCATCGTCTGA
- a CDS encoding SDR family NAD(P)-dependent oxidoreductase, giving the protein MSASFDFSDRVVLVTGASGALGSAIAAAFDDAGGTVCGADIVAPDDEDAHVDPGVIDYYRGDFTDEDDVSRVIEAVVADHGGLDHLCNIAGTWRGGDPIHETDLETFEFLFDVNLKTMFLASKHALPHLQEREGTVVSVASRSSLSGGAGDGPYRASKAGVRLLTETIAEENEGEVRANAIMPSVIDTPMNREMMPDADHDAWVDPADIARTVLALCSDAAPVTSGAAIPVYGEA; this is encoded by the coding sequence ATGTCAGCTAGTTTCGACTTCTCCGATCGCGTCGTCCTGGTGACGGGCGCGAGCGGCGCGCTCGGCAGCGCGATCGCCGCGGCGTTCGACGACGCCGGGGGAACCGTCTGTGGCGCCGACATCGTCGCGCCGGACGACGAAGACGCTCACGTCGACCCAGGCGTCATCGACTACTACCGCGGCGATTTCACCGACGAAGACGACGTGTCGCGGGTCATCGAGGCGGTGGTCGCCGACCACGGCGGCCTCGACCACCTCTGTAATATCGCCGGGACGTGGCGCGGCGGCGACCCCATCCACGAGACCGACCTCGAGACGTTCGAGTTCCTGTTCGACGTGAACCTGAAGACGATGTTCCTGGCGTCGAAACACGCCCTGCCACACCTCCAGGAGCGTGAGGGCACCGTCGTGAGCGTCGCCTCGCGGTCGTCGCTCTCGGGCGGCGCGGGCGACGGTCCCTATCGGGCGTCGAAAGCGGGGGTGCGCCTCCTGACCGAAACCATCGCCGAGGAGAACGAGGGCGAGGTGCGCGCGAACGCGATCATGCCGAGCGTCATCGACACGCCGATGAACCGCGAGATGATGCCCGACGCCGACCACGACGCGTGGGTCGACCCCGCCGACATCGCGCGGACGGTGCTGGCGCTCTGTTCGGACGCAGCGCCGGTGACGAGTGGCGCCGCCATCCCCGTCTACGGCGAGGCCTGA